TGCCGAGGGGGTCGGTGCAATGGATAGGGGACCTCCATAATGCTGCGCTAACCCAGTCAACCCTGCAGTTGAGGCCACTCCAGAGTAGTGAAACATCTGAGGATACTGCATGCCATAGCCATGTCCACTGGCATATGTGGCAGCAGACCCACCTCCCTGACCAAACTGGAAGTAAGGGTAGAAGGCAGCAGTTCCAGTTACCATCCCAGATCCCCCTCCATAAATTGGATATTGGGCAGCTGACCCTCCATATAAATTGTAATAATTCTGTTCATGTTGGGAACCAGACAAAAGTTCAGAAACAATTTcaggaaaaagaaaagcaaagaaaagaaaagaaacttatGTAAAGGTTTCCTGCTCCTATATAGCATAATTAATGAACAATTCAACACTGTTCATTAGCAATAAAAACAAACATTAGATGTCAAATAATTGGAATGCAATGATAAATCATAAATAACTTGTGGGTAAGTATCGAATTAGCAAACTATTTTATGATCATTAGCAGGTTCAATTATTTGGGAGCAATTTACAGTACCATCAGAAAGTTTGTACATCATTTAAGAATTTTCAAATGATTAGGTAATATATATTATGAACAAAGAACTCAACTTTTAACCGCAATCACTACTATGAAAACAAGAAACACATCCAAACAAAGCAGAAACTCATCTCATTCACAGGATAAGTGTAGCTTCCCAAAGTGACCCAGCGACCAATTCAGGTGCATTAAttaaaaagtatcatgatctacATTTGGGTCCACATTTTCTGAACCTATGCTggtgtggtttttttttttttttttttatttgggttAAAGGACCATGCCTCGTTGTTGGATTTGGATAGAATGGGGGCCAAACCATGTGCACCCTTGCGTTTAATGGGTAACATAGACCTGGGAGAACAGATCCATTAACTAGTTGAGTTGAGACAGACCTGGGCCCAGATCATGTGCACCCGTACAAAGTAACCTAACCATTGGATGACACTTCTGGATGTATGGTAGGCATATCCTTTTGGGAGAGACAATTCTTCACtgcatatataataaatttttctgTGAACATGGCAGTGTATAAGCTGGACATTTCCAATGGTTGGTTGGTGCATGGTTATGAAGAGCCCCTCCATCAACTCACAGATTAATAGGTGGAGGGCAAAGACATGAAGATTTCAATGGTAGGATGCTGTATATGTGCCTGTATAGTGTAGTTTTATGACTACACAGAAGTTATCTTGATAAAATTTGGAATGTATGATTGCTATTTAGTGCATTAAACAGCTAAGTAAGGATATTGTTGGAAATGAAGTATGATCCGATAATGTATGATCAACAAGTTCCAATATCATCGCTTGTTATCGGGCCGGTGATCGCCATCTTTTTCTGTTAGAAATTCATATCTTTGCAAGTCCGATCTGACAGTCGACATATACATGATTTAAAATAGCATCCATCGTATGTTAAGTTTGCAGTCCTTTTCATATGTTTTTGTTGAAATAAAGGTGATTGCTGTCATGATCAGTATCATTTGATAGTTGCTTGGAATTTAAGTTACATGCATGTCTAATTTTTCTGAAAAGTTTAAGTTCCCTTCTTCTTTTATGAGAAtaatgcataaaataattttcttaAGGCTACGTCTGGAGATTTTTATAATTCTGTACTCATGCTTCTTTATTTAATTAGTTATATTATATATGGAACTTCAAAAGAATGGTTTTGCAGGAGAAGAGGTTTGTTTCTTTAGGAAAAGAGAGTTACTAGAGATTACATCAAGTCAGATGAAGAAAAACCATTAACTTAAATTatgttcaaataaaatttttctaaatccaaactCTATTTGTTTTAGTTATCAAAATACATCACATTTCAAACACCTTGCTGCATGCGCGTTGCAGTTCAAACTTTTCGGCTATCTATGCTGGTATTAAATTCCGAGGGCCGTGGACCGACTAGTCGACACTGCTACTTTTGCCTAGAATTAGGTATTACTTACCCGGAaaatgatcaaaattttgataaatttttgtatgtcttttttattttttaaattttacgaTTAGCTCATATTATAAATGCCTATATCACAtgtgatatagtaatataatagatATGTCCAGCGAATACGTATAACTAATATACATATACTTATTTTGTGCCCATGTATTAAAAGAAAAGGATGGTTGAAgagaaaagtttaaaaattaaaagagaaTGGAAAAGATAGTATATTATCATTTCGAACACACATGcgcacccacacacacacacagagagagagagagagagtattatAAATGTGTTTGGGTTttcttgttaaaaaaaaaaaagaaaagaaaaagaaaacaaacaacAGCACTGGATAGGATAGCAGACCAGTGGCTTCTTCGTATTTATTCAGTTAATAATCAATGCACTAAGAAGGCAGAAGGAGAGGAAAGAAATAGAACAAACCGTGGGGTAAGCGTATTCTGCGGAGTATGGAGAGTACCTGAAATTTGTGTGGCAAGAAAACTGATGGTTAGAAGTTTGTGGATGAACATGCGCATGCCATCATATGCATGAAGATATATGAGAGTGCATGATCGATGAAGGTTAAGCATGGTGGTGCATCAAGTTAAGATGCTCATGCACATGCATGGGACTTCGTTGATGTTGTTGCTGCTAGTTTtgtgcgtgagagagagagagaaagcacCAATGCTCATACACTCTTGACTGCTTCGTGAGATTACGGCATGAATAAAATGAGATTACGGTATTTTTGTGTGTGTGagtgcatgagagagagagagagagagagagagagagagggaaagtgTTCAAAGTCATCTATGATGGATATAACTGCGCCTAAACGCATGGCAgctttggagagagaaagagagtcacTCTGATCATGTGTCATGTTTACTACTGCATTTACCATCACCATGATCATGTACCATGTGCATCCAAAGGCATGTGTACTTCCGCACGTGCGATGCATGTGCCTCTTTCTCTATACTTGGTCACTTATTTGAATCTGGAGAGCTTACCCATAGACATTATACGGGATTCCTTGCTGGATGGCATAATGAGGGAAGGTGGCAGGAGAAGGGAAGACCGTTCCCATCCCACCTTGAAGCCCTGTATTGAAAGATTTCATCACCCTAGACCTCCTGCTCCCCCCtgaaagtttgattaattttaacATTGCAAACAATTAATGCAACCAAAACATAATGTTAACATAATCATGATAACAGCTTTTTTCTTATGGTTAAAAAGCCGACAGTTGCAACAAGTTTGAATACTTAAAACCAGTCATGAAGGATATATAGTACACTTTTGTTCAGAAAGAAATACTTATATACTACTATTTGCAGTACGAGTATATCCTATTGCCTAAAATGAATGAATTCCTAGGATAACTAACGTCTTGTACCATGCTCACCTCACCCACTTTTCTTAAAAGAAGATTCTTTTGAGACAACTGTTTCCTATTATTGTAACCCCAGGCTTGTGGTTGTGTTTCAGTACATAGGTATTTATATACAACATTTTTCTAAATAAAAACAACTTAATCACCTTAAAGAGCAATGCACATcatttataccaaaaaaaaaaaaaaaagggaacaatGCATATCTCCCACATCATGGACCCATACAATAAATTATGTCTGATCTGAGAAGAAAAAGCTTGATTTTACTAATGTTAGATCAACTGCAAATGAATCCACATACCAGATACTCATATGCTGTACAAAGTTCTTTAGTTAGGATCAAAGATAACAAAGAGTCGAACAAAGATCATTTGGTAATATATATTGTGCAAACTCCATCTAAGATGATGGATATCACCGGCCCCCAACACCATGAAACCATGGTTATGCTAGctagaaataataataattttattttttacttgttTTCACCATTAGAGTCAGAAAAAAATCAAGTTAAAGAGAGTGATGGAATTACATTAGATGAAAAGCACAGGCTAAGCTTAATCAAAGAATATATAATAGTAAAAGATGATAGCAGTCCTCATACCATGTTGGGGCGTTGTAGGCCTAGATCTCTGAACACCTAGAGAAGCAAGATTGCAATTAGCTCTCCTCCCATCAATCACCGGTGTGGGATCAACACAAGCTCTCATTGCAGCCTCGGGCTCACGAAAGGTTACCTACAATATAATTGTAAAGAAATAGAAGGAAACCAAGAAAGGATTAAGCCATTAATTGATGTAAACAACAGATAATGGGACAGACTATAATGGAAAAAAGCaggtttttctaattttttagatatCAATAGTATTAGATCTTGATTCCATGATGAACAAATTTTCCTCGAGATCTTGCTATTATTGAATAAATTCTTGGATCTTTTGTAAAGGCCGGTGGacaaattagatcaaaataatggAACAACAGGCCAAACAATATAAAAGCAACATAAGAACAGAAGAATAATAACCCAATATGGATAAAATAAAAGGGGATGCAAATAACAGTGAAAGGAAATGGAGgcactcacaaatccatatccTTTGGATCTCCCAGTGTTCTTGTCCGTGATCACCACAGCCTCCAAGATCTCTCCAAACTGCTCAAAATACTTTCTCATGGTCTCTCTTTGGGTCTCCCAAGCTAACCCCCCAACAAAGACTTTGGTGTAAGTGGTGTCTCCAAACTGCCCTGATAAATTTGGTGGAGTCATGCTCGCCTCTAGAGAAGCCTTATCTCCTCTCAATCTCTCCCACCTCTCTCCCCTACCCTTCCTCCTATCTTTCCTCCAAAGCTAGCAATCTCTTCAAGGCCTAGACAACAAGTGCTCCAAGTGATCTGGATGGAGAAAGAGGACAAGACCAACCAATTAAAAGAGAAGTTTCTCAAAGGTTTGAGGTGATCAATTTGGCAAAGAATAGGGACTcaggagggagagaggagagggagggagggaaaaAAAGCTAAAGGCAGGGAAAGGGAGAGGCCAATAGGGCATAGCTCATATGACATTATATATACTTCCTTTGTGCTGTAGCTATTAATCATAATCCTTGTCCTATTGTCCAACTATGTTGATATAATATTGTGGTCCAAACAGTTAATTTCCAGGGCAAACAGCCTTGCTCTGGGATCATATTGACTAAGTTGCCCTTGGTCTTTTAACGATTTACGGTATTACCACGAAACATGACGGTAGCATGTCCTTGTCCCTGGAGTGGCAAAAACGGAACGGGGAGATACGAACGGGGCGTTGGGAGGCCACGGCAGAGTTCTACTGGAGAAAAGTGTTGATCCGAATCTTTTATCTATAAACTATGGATTTGGAGCAGCCCAATCTATGTGCTTTTCAAAAGCTACATGGTTGTTATTAGTGTTTGGCTGTGATCACCATCAGGTGAAGTTACTTGATTTCAAATGGTGCAACAACTGGGCCCGGTCGAGTTAGGTTTGTGTCTAGCTTAACCAATGGTCTATTCAATCCAAAATAGCTTAGGGTCCAAGATTAAAGATTTACATAGACTAATTTATATGAGGTCTTATAGGGTCCATTCTTTTGTTAATGAAATTTTGGTGCGTAGCATGGTTACACCTCGGAAAAGGTCTAAGTAGGATCCATTTAGCTCAATTTGTGAGATCCATATCCACATTGCTTGGAGGTTAAGTGTGTGTTGATCTGAGACCTATATGTCGAACCACTGGTTTAGTCCAATAATCAGATTGGAATTAACTAAGTTGGATTGGATATGGGTGAGGTCCGGGTCTCCTGACCCACCTGCATCCTTTCTCTTTAGCATGTGGGGACTGCCTAAGGTAAGTATAATGAGAACTGGGCTGGCAGCAGGCACATGATGTCCTGTTATGATAGAATGGATGTTGATGCTAGCCCTCTTGAGTCTGACACTTGTTCCACTGATCACCCACAGAGGTGGGTTACATGGACTTGAGTTCACCCACTCCTCATCTCTTTAGCTGACCGTATTTGGCAATCAAATTTATCAATAGCTATGACAAAGAATGAAACAAGCAAGCTACTTCTTTTGGTTTTTCAGATGGAGTTATCTTCACTAAAAATTGAATGGAAAAATATAAAAGAATGGTAAAAGCTCTGCCAGTGTAACAGAAGAATCTCAAGTA
Above is a genomic segment from Elaeis guineensis isolate ETL-2024a chromosome 1, EG11, whole genome shotgun sequence containing:
- the LOC109504763 gene encoding uncharacterized protein, which encodes MTPPNLSGQFGDTTYTKVFVGGLAWETQRETMRKYFEQFGEILEAVVITDKNTGRSKGYGFVTFREPEAAMRACVDPTPVIDGRRANCNLASLGVQRSRPTTPQHGGSRRSRVMKSFNTGLQGGMGTVFPSPATFPHYAIQQGIPYNVYGYSPYSAEYAYPTNYYNLYGGSAAQYPIYGGGSGMVTGTAAFYPYFQFGQGGGSAATYASGHGYGMQYPQMFHYSGVASTAGLTGLAQHYGGPLSIAPTPSAQAGMTMALSAPTLPTPAAHPYRLIPAHFTTSTAPEQSLA